The Puntigrus tetrazona isolate hp1 chromosome 23, ASM1883169v1, whole genome shotgun sequence genome has a segment encoding these proteins:
- the LOC122328781 gene encoding LOW QUALITY PROTEIN: protein pitchfork-like (The sequence of the model RefSeq protein was modified relative to this genomic sequence to represent the inferred CDS: inserted 1 base in 1 codon), with translation MVTSKHQDAMTTRGAAPRVAFGSCQKRLMFPMHFAPDRMGNEMLALHGSTELGPGCYDNHTVGTLTYELQHRPESKRGYVFAARTAPRFLPPVKTATPSPEKYQQDWTRSKVCPPGKAPFNSTTAKFKHPNTDSSPGPGAYVHGSIQSKKVSWPMKFSXPDWTKVPSLERRALRTELYHDKEFRKQRNRVAYLSLFY, from the exons ATGGTAACAAGTAAACATCAGGACGCTATGACGACACGGGGCGCAG CTCCACGGGTCGCGTTCGGCAGCTGCCAGAAACGCCTGATGTTTCCAATGCACTTTGCGCCTGATCGCATGGGCAATGAAATGCTCGCGCTCCACGGCTCCACAGAACTAGGACCCGGATGTTACGACAACCACACG GTGGGCACTCTTACATATGAGCTCCAACACAGACCTGAGAGCAAGAGGGGATATGTGTTTGCAGCGCGCACTGCACCACGCTTTTTGCCTCCAGTTAAA ACGGCCACCCCTTCGCCAGAGAAATACCAGCAAGACTGGACTCGGTCTAAAGTGTGTCCTCCTGGAAAAGCTCCCTTCAATAGTACCACTGCAAAATTCAAACATCCAAACACAGACTCCAGCCCTgg TCCAGGGGCATATGTTCATGGCAGCATCCAAAGCAAAAAGGTGTCATGGCCTATGAAATTCA CTCCAGACTGGACAAAAGTGCCATCGCTGGAGAGAAGAGCACTGCGTACAGAG CTCTACCATGACAAAGAGTTTAGGAAACAGAGGAACAGGGTGGCTTATCTAAGCTTGTTTTACTGA